The DNA region TATCCACCCAGCGGTTCAGCAGATTGTAAGACGGCTGATGGATAAGCAACGGGATCTTCCACTCGCGCAAAAGCTCAGCCATTTTTTGCGTCCGTTCCGGCGAGTAAGACGAAATGCCGACATACAGCGCTTTACCGCTTTGCACGGCGTGAGCCAGCGCGGAGGCCGTCTCTTCCATCGGCGTGTTTTCATCTACACGGTGAGAATAGAAAATATCGACGTAATCCAGTCCCATACGTTTCAGGCTCTGATCGAGACTGGCGAGCAGATATTTACGCGAGCCACCGGAACCATAGGGGCCTGGCCACATGTCGTAACCGGCTTTGGTCGAGATGATCAGTTCATCGCGCAAGGCGGCAAACTCTTCGCGCAGCAGGCGACCGAAGTTTTCTTCCGCGCTACCCGGAGGCGGCCCGTAGTTGTTGGCTAAGTCAAAGTGGGTGATGCCTAGATCAAAGGCTTTTCGCAGCAGCGCGCGCTGTGAGTCGAGGGCTTGAACGTGACCGAAGCTGTGCCACAGACCGAGCGATAGCGCGGGCAGTCGGAGGCCGCTTTTACCGCAATAGCGGTACTGCATATTCTCATAGCGGTCAGGGGAGGCGTTCCAGGACATGATGTCTCCTTTCTTGTGATGAATTTTCGAAACAGCGTTTTCATTCTATGCTTATAAAATCACAAATTCCGGAGATATGCGATGACGCGTCTGACAGCCAAAGATTTTCCGCAAGAATTGCTCGATTATTACGACTACTACGCACACGGGAAAATCTCGAAACGGGAGTTCCTCAATCTCGCGGCAAAGTACGCCGTTGGCGGGGTGACGGCGCTGGCGCTGTTCAACATGCTCAAGCCCAACTACGCGCTGGCGGAACAGGTAAAATTTACCGATCCCGATATTTTGCCTGAATATATTCACTATCCGTCGCCAAATGGTCATGGCAACGTGCGCGGTTATCTGGTGAAACCGGCCAACGTGACGGGCAATGTGCCTGCCGTGGTGGTGGTGCATGAGAACCGGGGGCTGAATCCCTATATTGAAGATGTCGCAAGGCGGGTCGCGAAAGCGGGCTACATTGCGCTGGCACCCGACGGTTTAAGCTCGGTGGGCGGCTATCCTGGAAACGATGAAGAAGGGAAAGTCTTACAGCAGAAAGTGGATCCGACGAAACTGATGAATGACTTTTTTGCCGCCGTCGAGTTTATGAAACAGCACCCTGAGGCCAGCGGGAAAGTGGGGATCACCGGATTTTGCTACGGTGGCGGAGTCTCGAATGCGGCGGCTGTAGCCTATCCTGAACTCGAGTGCGCGGTGCCGTTTTATGGCCGCCAGCCTGCCGCGGCAGATGTGCCGAAGATAAAAGCGCCGATACTGCTGCATTACGCGGAGCTGGATAAAAATATCAATGAAGGCTGGCCAGCGTATGAAGCTGCGTTGAAGGAGAATAAAAAAGTTTATGAAGCTTATATTTATCCCGGCGTGAATCATGGCTTTCATAATGACTCTACGCCGCGATATGACCAGGCCGCTGCTGAGCTGGCCTGGCAAAGAACGCTGGCATGGTTTGACAAATATTTGTCATAAATAACACGATAATCGTTAGTCAGGTAATATTCCCGATATTTTTCATTGTTAATTATAGGAATATAAGAAACGGGGATATTGTTTATGAAAGTAAAAAAACAAAAGTCAGTATATATTCTTCATTCTTTGCCGATAACGAGATTAAGACTCGCCTCTGGGCGACTTCTCCCTAACGGCAAGGAACATATATGTACATACTGCGTAATTTCACCATCCGGGTCGTCATGCTCGCGATCCTTGGTATTTTCTGTTTAATGTGGATGGGTGTGGGTTTGTACAGCACCTGGTCTCTTTCTCGTGTCGCTGATGGTAACGAAGTCGATCGCCATCTTGTTCGTCAAATGACGGTGCTCAGCCAGGGCAACGATCAGTATTTCCGCTTTGTTACCCGACTCAGCCGTGCGATGGAGTTGAAAGCCAGCGGCGGCACGCCGGATTTTGCTCCCGTACAGCAGGCGCTGGATAACATGAGCAAAAATCTGCAAGAGATGAAAACCCTTTCGCCAGGCCCGATGGATCCCGAGGTCTCCGCCGCAGTGCTGGCAAGCTGGCAGGATCTCCTCGACAAAGGCGTCACGCCGCAAATGCAACTGGCGCAGCAGGGGACTCAGAGCGCCTGGAGCGAGCAGGCAAACAACGTGACGCCGGTATTGAGCCGGGCGTTTGGTGCCAGTGCGGAACGCTTTAATAAAGCCGCGGGGGTGATGCTTGATCAAACCCGCGTGATGGTGGATAGCAAAACGTCGATCATCCGTACTCTGATCATCGGCGCAGTGATCCTGGGCATTGCGATCCTCTTCTTTACCGATCGCTATCTGGTGACCATGCTGGTGAAGCCGCTGGCGCGGATCCGTCAACAGT from Citrobacter amalonaticus Y19 includes:
- the yghX gene encoding YghX family hydrolase, which codes for MTRLTAKDFPQELLDYYDYYAHGKISKREFLNLAAKYAVGGVTALALFNMLKPNYALAEQVKFTDPDILPEYIHYPSPNGHGNVRGYLVKPANVTGNVPAVVVVHENRGLNPYIEDVARRVAKAGYIALAPDGLSSVGGYPGNDEEGKVLQQKVDPTKLMNDFFAAVEFMKQHPEASGKVGITGFCYGGGVSNAAAVAYPELECAVPFYGRQPAAADVPKIKAPILLHYAELDKNINEGWPAYEAALKENKKVYEAYIYPGVNHGFHNDSTPRYDQAAAELAWQRTLAWFDKYLS
- a CDS encoding aldo/keto reductase, whose amino-acid sequence is MSWNASPDRYENMQYRYCGKSGLRLPALSLGLWHSFGHVQALDSQRALLRKAFDLGITHFDLANNYGPPPGSAEENFGRLLREEFAALRDELIISTKAGYDMWPGPYGSGGSRKYLLASLDQSLKRMGLDYVDIFYSHRVDENTPMEETASALAHAVQSGKALYVGISSYSPERTQKMAELLREWKIPLLIHQPSYNLLNRWVDKSGLLDTLKANGVGCIAFTPLAQGLLTGKYLNGIPDGSRMQREGKKARGLTENMLTEANLNSLRLLNEMAQQRGQSMAQMALSWLLKDDRVTSVLIGASRPEQLEENAQALKNLSFTAEELAQIDKHVADGELNLWQASSDK